One part of the Bacteroidia bacterium genome encodes these proteins:
- a CDS encoding SCO family protein, with protein MRNISIVCAFFLLLFSCSESESEPRELPFLGMAEEGEHYVVPPFSFLDQEGAEITESLVEGKIHVVDFFFTSCPDICPKMNQQMLRVYEEYEQDNEIVILSHTLDPKRDTVEALKAFSEGLGVSSSKWKMLSSPDHDYVFEVCKSYMIAAGPDESIIGGIFHSGKFVLLDQERRVRGFYEGTDEAEVDKLIKDIKSLKAGAPKGA; from the coding sequence ATGAGAAATATTTCAATTGTTTGTGCTTTCTTTTTGCTCCTTTTTTCCTGCTCAGAGTCTGAGTCAGAACCCAGAGAATTGCCTTTTCTGGGGATGGCAGAAGAAGGAGAACATTATGTAGTTCCTCCTTTTTCATTTTTGGATCAGGAAGGTGCAGAAATTACGGAATCCTTAGTTGAGGGAAAGATTCATGTAGTTGATTTCTTTTTTACCTCATGTCCCGATATCTGTCCCAAAATGAATCAACAAATGCTCCGAGTTTATGAGGAATATGAGCAGGACAATGAGATTGTGATACTTTCCCATACCCTTGATCCCAAAAGAGATACAGTTGAAGCCCTTAAAGCTTTTTCTGAAGGCTTGGGGGTTTCCTCGAGTAAATGGAAGATGCTAAGCAGCCCGGATCATGACTATGTGTTTGAAGTTTGTAAAAGCTATATGATTGCTGCAGGTCCTGATGAGAGTATCATAGGAGGGATTTTTCATAGTGGTAAGTTTGTGCTACTTGATCAGGAGAGAAGAGTTCGGGGATTTTATGAAGGAACAGATGAAGCAGAAGTTGATAAGCTGATCAAAGACATCAAATCCCTGAAAGCCGGAGCCCCAAAAGGAGCCTGA